One window of Sinorhizobium numidicum genomic DNA carries:
- the ptsP gene encoding phosphoenolpyruvate--protein phosphotransferase, producing the protein MRDLSAGPRVLLKRLRELMAEPLEPQERLDRIVRQIAQNMVAEVCSVYVLRSDGVLELYATEGLNKTAVHLAQLKMGQGLVGTIAASARPLNLSDAQSHPAFTYLPETGEEIYHSFLGVPILRTGRALGVLVVQNKAQRNYREDEVEALETTAMVLAEMVATGELKKITKPGLELDLSRPVTIEGNSYGEGIGLGYVVLHEPRIVVTNLLNEDTEQELQRLAEALGSLRISIDDMLSRRDVSMEGEHRAVLETYRMFAHDRGWVRKLEEAIRNGLTAEAAVERVQSETKARMIRLTDPYLRERMHDFDDLANRLLRQLSGYGAKLSAADFPSDAIVVARAMGAAELLDYPRENVRGLVLEEGAVTSHVVIVARAMGIPVVGQAAGAVALAENRDAIIVDGDDAKVHLRPLADLQRSYEEKVRFRARRQAQFRALKDVEPLTKDGQRITLQMNAGLLVDLPHLNEAGAEGIGLFRTELQFMIASTMPKAEEQEAFYRNVLKQTGGKPVTFRTLDIGGDKVVPYFRAAEEENPALGWRAIRLSLDRPGLLRTQLRAMLRAAAGAELRLMFPMVTEVSELRVARQLLQKEIERQSKLGEQLPRKLQFGAMLEVPALLWQLDELMAEVDFVSVGSNDLFQFAMAVDRGNARVSDRFDVLGRPFLRILRDIVRAGERNDTPVTLCGEMASKPLSAMALLGLGFRSVSMSPTAVGPVKATLLALDAGKLAEALDAALDDVKSEIPIRQLLIDFAAENGIPV; encoded by the coding sequence ATGAGAGACCTTTCTGCAGGTCCGCGCGTTCTCCTCAAGCGGTTGCGCGAGCTCATGGCGGAACCGCTTGAGCCGCAGGAACGCCTTGACCGGATCGTCCGTCAGATCGCGCAGAACATGGTCGCGGAAGTGTGCTCGGTCTATGTGCTGCGCTCCGACGGTGTGCTCGAACTTTACGCCACCGAAGGTCTGAACAAGACCGCCGTGCACCTGGCGCAATTGAAGATGGGGCAGGGTCTCGTCGGTACGATCGCCGCGTCGGCGCGACCGCTCAATCTTTCCGATGCGCAGTCGCATCCGGCGTTCACCTACCTGCCTGAGACCGGTGAAGAGATCTATCATTCCTTCCTCGGCGTGCCGATCCTGCGCACCGGGCGGGCCCTCGGCGTCCTCGTCGTTCAGAACAAGGCGCAGCGCAACTATCGCGAGGACGAGGTCGAAGCACTCGAGACGACCGCGATGGTGCTCGCCGAAATGGTCGCCACCGGCGAACTCAAGAAGATCACCAAGCCGGGACTTGAACTCGACCTGTCGCGCCCCGTGACAATCGAAGGCAACAGCTACGGCGAGGGTATCGGTCTCGGCTATGTCGTGCTGCATGAACCGAGGATCGTCGTTACCAACCTGCTCAACGAGGATACGGAACAGGAATTGCAACGCCTCGCCGAGGCGCTCGGCTCGCTGCGGATTTCGATCGATGACATGCTGTCGCGCCGCGACGTGTCGATGGAAGGCGAGCATCGTGCGGTGCTCGAAACCTACCGGATGTTTGCCCATGACCGCGGCTGGGTGCGGAAACTCGAAGAGGCGATCCGCAACGGTTTGACGGCCGAAGCGGCGGTCGAGCGGGTTCAGAGCGAGACCAAGGCGCGGATGATCCGCCTGACCGACCCCTATCTCCGCGAGCGGATGCACGATTTCGACGATCTCGCCAATCGGCTGCTGCGTCAGCTTTCCGGTTACGGCGCCAAGCTTTCCGCGGCCGACTTTCCGAGCGACGCGATCGTCGTCGCTCGTGCGATGGGCGCCGCGGAGCTGCTCGACTATCCTCGCGAAAACGTGCGCGGCCTTGTGCTGGAGGAGGGTGCGGTCACGAGCCACGTTGTGATCGTCGCCCGCGCCATGGGCATTCCGGTGGTCGGCCAGGCGGCAGGCGCGGTGGCACTTGCCGAAAATCGCGACGCGATCATCGTCGATGGCGACGATGCGAAGGTGCATCTGCGGCCGCTCGCCGACCTGCAGCGGTCCTACGAGGAAAAAGTTCGCTTCCGTGCCCGCCGGCAGGCGCAATTCCGGGCGCTCAAGGATGTCGAGCCGCTGACGAAGGACGGCCAACGCATCACGCTGCAGATGAATGCCGGCCTGTTGGTCGATCTGCCGCATCTGAACGAGGCGGGAGCGGAAGGCATCGGGCTCTTCCGCACCGAGCTGCAATTCATGATCGCCTCGACCATGCCGAAGGCCGAGGAACAGGAAGCCTTCTATCGCAATGTCCTGAAGCAGACCGGAGGCAAGCCGGTGACTTTTCGCACGCTCGATATTGGCGGCGACAAGGTCGTTCCCTATTTTCGTGCTGCGGAAGAGGAAAACCCGGCGCTCGGCTGGCGGGCGATCCGGCTTTCGCTCGACCGGCCGGGGCTCCTGCGTACGCAGCTCAGGGCAATGCTCAGAGCGGCTGCCGGTGCCGAGCTCAGGCTGATGTTTCCGATGGTGACGGAAGTATCCGAGCTCAGGGTGGCACGCCAACTGCTGCAGAAGGAGATCGAGCGGCAGTCTAAACTTGGTGAACAGTTGCCGCGCAAGCTTCAGTTCGGCGCGATGCTGGAAGTTCCGGCACTGCTCTGGCAGCTCGACGAATTGATGGCCGAGGTAGATTTCGTCTCGGTAGGCTCGAACGATCTCTTCCAGTTCGCCATGGCCGTCGATCGCGGCAATGCGCGCGTTTCGGATCGCTTCGATGTTCTCGGCCGGCCGTTTCTGAGGATCCTGCGGGACATCGTGCGTGCGGGCGAACGCAATGACACGCCCGTGACGCTGTGCGGCGAGATGGCAAGCAAGCCGCTTTCGGCGATGGCGCTGCTTGGACTCGGCTTCCGGTCGGTCTCGATGTCGCCGACGGCCGTCGGCCCGGTCAAAGCCACGCTGCTGGCGCTTGATGCCGGCAAGCTGGCCGAGGCTCTCGATGCGGCGCTGGACGACGTGAAATCAGAGATACCGATCCGGCAGCTGTTGATCGATTTCGCGGCGGAAAACGGCATACCGGTATAG
- a CDS encoding aspartate kinase: MARIVMKFGGTSVADLARIHNVARHVKREVDAGHEVAVVVSAMSGKTNELVGWVENMPKVAGSNAPFYDAREYDAIVASGEQVTSGLLAIALQSMGINARSWQGWQIPIKTDNAHGAARILDIEGADIIRRMGEGQVAVVAGFQGLGPDNRLATLGRGGSDTSAVAIAAALKSDRCDIYTDVDGVYTTDPRIEPKARRLKKIAFEEMLEMASLGAKVLQVRSVELAMVHKVRTFVRSSFEDPDAPGMGDLLNPPGTLICDEDEIVEQEVVTGIAYAKDEAQISLRRLADRPGVSAAIFGPLAEAHINVDMIVQNISEDGSKTDMTFTVPSGDVNKALKVLSDNKEKIGYDVAQSESGLVKVSVIGIGMRSHAGVAASAFRALADKGINIKAITTSEIKISILIDGPYAELAVRTLHSAYGLDKS, encoded by the coding sequence ATGGCACGCATCGTGATGAAATTCGGCGGAACGTCCGTCGCAGATTTGGCCCGCATCCACAATGTCGCCCGCCATGTGAAACGGGAAGTCGATGCCGGCCACGAGGTCGCGGTCGTTGTCTCGGCCATGTCCGGCAAGACCAATGAACTCGTCGGCTGGGTCGAGAACATGCCTAAGGTCGCCGGCTCGAATGCGCCCTTCTACGACGCGCGCGAATACGACGCGATCGTTGCCTCCGGCGAACAGGTGACCTCCGGTCTGCTGGCGATCGCGCTGCAATCGATGGGCATCAACGCCCGCTCCTGGCAAGGCTGGCAGATCCCGATCAAGACCGACAATGCCCATGGCGCCGCCCGCATCCTCGACATCGAAGGTGCCGATATCATTCGCCGTATGGGCGAGGGGCAAGTGGCGGTCGTCGCCGGCTTTCAGGGACTCGGTCCGGACAATCGCCTAGCGACGCTCGGTCGTGGCGGATCGGACACCTCGGCGGTCGCGATCGCCGCTGCCCTCAAGTCCGACCGCTGCGATATCTACACGGATGTCGACGGCGTCTATACAACCGACCCGCGCATCGAGCCGAAGGCCCGGCGGCTGAAAAAGATCGCCTTCGAGGAAATGCTGGAAATGGCATCCCTCGGTGCCAAGGTGCTGCAGGTTCGCTCGGTCGAACTCGCCATGGTGCACAAAGTTCGCACCTTCGTGCGCTCTTCTTTCGAGGATCCCGACGCGCCGGGCATGGGTGACCTGCTGAACCCGCCCGGAACGCTGATTTGTGATGAGGATGAGATCGTGGAACAGGAAGTCGTAACCGGCATTGCCTATGCCAAGGATGAAGCCCAGATTTCGCTGCGCCGCCTGGCCGACCGGCCAGGTGTTTCCGCCGCGATCTTCGGACCGCTCGCCGAAGCCCATATCAATGTCGATATGATCGTGCAGAATATTTCGGAAGACGGCTCCAAGACGGACATGACCTTCACCGTGCCGTCCGGCGACGTCAACAAAGCGCTGAAGGTGCTTTCCGACAACAAGGAAAAGATCGGCTACGATGTTGCCCAGTCGGAATCCGGCCTCGTCAAGGTCTCGGTCATCGGCATCGGCATGCGCAGCCATGCGGGCGTTGCGGCCTCTGCCTTCCGTGCGCTTGCCGACAAGGGCATCAACATCAAGGCGATCACCACGTCCGAGATCAAGATTTCCATCCTGATCGACGGCCCTTATGCCGAATTGGCGGTTCGCACTTTGCATTCCGCCTACGGTCTGGATAAGAGTTAA
- a CDS encoding methyltransferase, producing MPNSLHHGARFWTAAGSWRAWEYLDAALHGKVPHEVAWGTDRFSYLRDNPGEARLFDAFMANFPDDRHNAVAASYDFSTVGLIADIGGGNGEALRRIAAVYPHVRGILFDRMHVIAAIPAEMLAQGRITPQVGSFFDQVPPGADLYMLIRVLHDWPDDDARRILRCCRAAIPEDGRLLVVEALMPADPSLGQPTEYLIDMQMMAMFGSARERTESEFDALLADTGFDLVRVIPTASSVSILESVPC from the coding sequence GTGCCGAACAGTCTCCATCACGGCGCACGCTTCTGGACCGCGGCTGGCTCCTGGCGGGCCTGGGAATATCTTGACGCGGCGCTGCATGGCAAAGTGCCCCATGAGGTTGCGTGGGGCACGGATCGCTTCAGCTATCTGCGCGACAATCCGGGCGAGGCCCGTCTCTTCGACGCCTTCATGGCCAATTTCCCTGATGACCGTCACAATGCGGTCGCCGCCAGCTATGATTTCTCCACCGTCGGCCTGATTGCCGACATCGGCGGCGGCAATGGCGAGGCGCTGCGCCGCATCGCCGCGGTGTACCCGCACGTGCGCGGCATCCTCTTCGACCGGATGCACGTGATAGCGGCCATTCCCGCCGAAATGCTGGCTCAAGGTCGAATTACGCCGCAAGTCGGCAGCTTCTTCGATCAGGTTCCCCCCGGAGCGGATTTGTACATGCTGATCCGGGTTCTGCATGATTGGCCGGACGACGATGCCCGTCGAATTCTCCGTTGCTGCCGCGCCGCAATTCCAGAAGACGGCCGACTGTTGGTTGTCGAGGCCCTAATGCCGGCCGACCCGTCGCTGGGACAGCCGACCGAATATCTTATCGACATGCAGATGATGGCGATGTTTGGCAGCGCACGCGAACGCACGGAGTCCGAATTCGACGCATTGCTTGCGGACACTGGGTTCGATCTGGTGCGGGTCATACCGACGGCATCCTCGGTCTCTATCCTGGAGTCGGTGCCCTGCTGA
- a CDS encoding ABC-F family ATP-binding cassette domain-containing protein has protein sequence MALITIRNLAVTLGAPLFSQLDLAVSPGDRIGIVAANGRGKSTLLRCVAGMLEPMTGDITRSRGLRIGYVEQIIPQALSETPFHEAVRQALPDDQAETEAWRVDVILDSLDVPPALRQLPIAKLSGGWQRLALLACVSVTDPDVLLLDEPTNHLDLGKILGLEAWLGSLPRDIPVLISSHDRAFLDATTNRTLFLRAERSRLFSLPYSLARNALDEIDASDERRYQKDMKAAQQLRRQAAKLNNIGINSGSDLLTVKTKQMRQRAERLEEAARPGFQERSSGAIRLASRGTHAKVLVTLDDTPVETPDGRLLFKTGKRWICQGDRIVLLGRNGAGKSRLIHLIRTAITEPDRCAATIKPTPSLALGYSDQALAGLADRETPLATIIRRFDVGDQRARTLLAGAGLGIDLQSRPIGILSGGQKSRLAMLVLRLTNPNFYLLDEPTNHLDIEGQEALESELMVQQTSCLVVSHDRSFVRAVGNRFWLIENRHLVEVDDPGDFFASARES, from the coding sequence ATGGCTTTGATCACTATCAGAAATCTCGCAGTCACACTGGGTGCGCCGCTCTTTTCGCAACTCGACCTTGCTGTCTCGCCGGGCGATCGCATCGGCATCGTCGCCGCCAATGGTCGGGGCAAATCCACCTTACTGAGATGCGTCGCCGGCATGCTCGAGCCCATGACCGGCGACATTACGCGGTCGCGAGGCCTGCGCATCGGCTATGTCGAGCAGATTATTCCGCAAGCCCTTTCCGAAACTCCATTCCATGAAGCGGTTCGCCAAGCGTTGCCGGACGACCAGGCTGAAACAGAGGCCTGGCGGGTTGATGTCATCTTGGATTCTCTCGACGTCCCGCCGGCGCTTCGGCAACTGCCCATCGCGAAGTTGAGCGGAGGTTGGCAAAGGCTGGCACTCCTTGCCTGCGTCTCCGTCACCGATCCGGACGTGTTGCTCCTGGACGAGCCGACCAATCACCTGGATCTTGGAAAGATTCTGGGGCTGGAAGCGTGGCTCGGCAGCCTCCCCCGCGACATCCCTGTGCTGATCTCCAGCCATGACCGGGCGTTTCTCGATGCGACAACGAACCGGACGCTATTTCTGCGCGCGGAACGATCGCGCCTGTTTTCACTGCCCTATTCGCTGGCACGAAACGCGCTGGACGAGATCGACGCTTCCGACGAGCGGCGCTACCAGAAGGACATGAAAGCGGCGCAGCAGCTCCGCCGCCAGGCGGCCAAGCTCAACAATATCGGCATCAACTCCGGCAGCGATCTTTTGACGGTGAAGACGAAACAGATGCGCCAAAGGGCCGAGCGCCTGGAGGAAGCTGCACGCCCGGGTTTCCAGGAGCGATCCTCCGGCGCCATCCGGCTCGCCAGTCGCGGCACCCATGCCAAAGTTCTCGTCACGCTGGACGATACGCCGGTGGAAACGCCGGACGGCAGGTTGCTGTTCAAAACCGGCAAACGCTGGATCTGCCAGGGCGATCGCATCGTCCTTCTCGGCCGCAATGGCGCAGGAAAGTCCCGCCTCATCCATTTGATCAGGACAGCGATAACCGAGCCGGATCGGTGTGCAGCAACGATCAAGCCGACACCGTCACTGGCGCTCGGCTACAGTGATCAGGCGCTCGCCGGGCTCGCCGATCGTGAAACGCCGCTTGCGACGATCATCAGGCGGTTCGACGTTGGCGACCAACGCGCCCGCACCCTGCTTGCCGGAGCGGGCCTCGGGATCGATCTGCAGTCGCGCCCGATCGGCATTCTCTCGGGCGGGCAGAAGTCGCGGCTGGCCATGCTTGTCCTGAGGCTCACCAATCCAAACTTCTATCTGCTCGACGAACCGACCAACCATCTCGACATCGAGGGGCAGGAAGCATTGGAATCGGAGCTGATGGTTCAGCAGACGAGTTGCCTTGTGGTTTCGCACGACCGCAGTTTCGTGCGCGCCGTCGGCAACCGCTTCTGGCTGATCGAGAACCGGCATTTGGTAGAGGTCGATGATCCCGGGGATTTCTTTGCGTCTGCCCGTGAAAGCTAG
- the ubiG gene encoding bifunctional 2-polyprenyl-6-hydroxyphenol methylase/3-demethylubiquinol 3-O-methyltransferase UbiG: MSETARTTIDQSEVDRFSAMAAEWWDPTGKFRPLHKFNPVRLAYIRDKACEHFGRDPKGPQPLKGLRVLDIGCGGGLLSEPMARMGADVLGADASEKNIGIAKAHAAGSGVAVDYRAVTAEALAEAGESFDIVLNMEVVEHVADVDFFMTTCAHLVRPGGLMFVATINRTLKAAALAIFAAENVLRWLPRGTHQYEKLVRPEELEKPLRASGMEIADRTGVFFNPLANQWNLSRDMDINYMIVAKRPI; encoded by the coding sequence ATGAGCGAGACGGCACGCACGACGATCGACCAGAGCGAAGTGGATCGCTTCTCGGCGATGGCAGCCGAATGGTGGGATCCGACTGGCAAGTTCCGCCCGCTACACAAGTTCAATCCGGTGCGCCTTGCCTATATTCGCGACAAGGCTTGCGAACATTTCGGCCGCGACCCCAAGGGCCCGCAACCGCTAAAAGGTCTAAGGGTGCTCGATATCGGCTGCGGCGGTGGCCTGCTCTCCGAACCGATGGCCCGCATGGGCGCCGACGTGCTGGGAGCCGACGCTTCGGAAAAGAATATCGGGATCGCCAAGGCCCATGCGGCGGGAAGCGGCGTTGCCGTCGACTACCGCGCCGTCACCGCGGAGGCGCTCGCGGAGGCCGGCGAGAGTTTCGACATCGTTCTCAACATGGAAGTCGTCGAGCACGTTGCCGACGTCGACTTCTTCATGACGACCTGCGCGCATCTGGTGCGGCCCGGTGGCCTGATGTTCGTCGCCACGATCAATCGCACGCTGAAAGCGGCGGCGCTTGCCATCTTTGCCGCTGAGAATGTGCTGCGCTGGTTGCCGCGCGGCACGCATCAATATGAAAAATTGGTGCGCCCCGAAGAGCTCGAAAAGCCCCTCCGCGCGAGCGGCATGGAGATCGCCGATCGCACCGGTGTCTTCTTCAATCCGCTCGCCAATCAGTGGAACCTTTCGAGAGACATGGACATCAACTACATGATCGTCGCCAAGCGCCCGATCTAA
- a CDS encoding DUF1178 family protein, with amino-acid sequence MIRYTLSCDNGHAFEGWFSSSDDFDRQVDSHLVTCPTCSSASVSKQLMAPAVSTARKKEARQALVMDQAQKETIAKLRELVKSIRENAEDVGERFPEEARKIHYGEADQRGLIGKATAEEAVALLEEGIEIAPLPVIPDDKN; translated from the coding sequence TTGATCCGCTACACTCTTTCCTGCGACAACGGCCACGCCTTCGAAGGCTGGTTCTCATCGAGTGACGACTTCGACCGACAGGTCGACAGCCATCTGGTTACCTGTCCCACTTGCAGCTCGGCCTCCGTCAGCAAACAGTTGATGGCGCCCGCCGTCTCGACGGCACGCAAGAAGGAGGCAAGACAGGCGCTGGTGATGGATCAAGCGCAGAAGGAAACGATTGCCAAGCTTCGCGAGCTGGTAAAATCGATCCGCGAGAACGCCGAAGACGTCGGCGAACGCTTCCCGGAAGAGGCGCGCAAGATCCACTACGGCGAGGCGGACCAGCGCGGATTGATCGGCAAGGCAACCGCCGAAGAGGCCGTCGCGCTTCTCGAAGAGGGTATCGAAATCGCACCCTTGCCGGTGATCCCGGACGACAAGAACTGA
- a CDS encoding carbon-nitrogen hydrolase family protein gives MTFKAAAVQMCSGIDPASNAEAMAKLVREAAAQGATYIQTPEMTGAVQRDRAGLRSVLRDEAGDLVVRDAASLAAELGIYLHVGSTPIDLADGKIANRGFLFGPDGEKICDYDKIHMFDVDLENGESWRESALYRPGATARLADLPLGKLGFAICYDVRFPELFRQQAVAGAEIMSVPAAFTRQTGEAHWEILLRARAIENGLFIIAAAQAGEHEDGRETFGHSMIVDPWGKVLAQAGPVGEAIVIAEIDVAAVHGARARIPNLRNARSFVLDEVASAGKGGVAA, from the coding sequence ATGACGTTCAAGGCTGCTGCCGTTCAGATGTGCTCCGGCATCGATCCCGCAAGCAATGCGGAGGCGATGGCAAAGCTCGTGCGTGAGGCGGCTGCTCAGGGCGCAACCTATATCCAGACGCCCGAGATGACCGGTGCCGTACAGCGCGACCGGGCGGGGCTTCGGTCCGTGCTGAGGGACGAGGCCGGCGACCTCGTTGTGCGGGACGCCGCAAGCCTCGCTGCGGAACTCGGCATTTATCTTCATGTCGGCTCGACGCCGATTGACCTTGCGGACGGCAAGATCGCCAACCGCGGCTTCCTCTTCGGGCCGGATGGCGAAAAAATTTGCGACTACGATAAGATCCACATGTTCGACGTGGATCTGGAAAATGGCGAAAGCTGGCGCGAAAGTGCCCTCTACCGGCCGGGAGCGACGGCGCGTCTTGCCGATCTTCCCTTAGGCAAGCTCGGTTTCGCGATCTGTTACGACGTCCGCTTCCCCGAACTCTTCCGTCAGCAGGCCGTCGCCGGCGCCGAGATCATGTCGGTGCCCGCGGCTTTCACCCGCCAGACGGGCGAGGCGCACTGGGAGATACTGCTGCGCGCCCGCGCTATCGAAAACGGTCTGTTTATCATTGCCGCCGCCCAGGCCGGCGAGCATGAAGATGGCCGGGAGACCTTCGGCCATTCGATGATCGTCGATCCCTGGGGCAAGGTTCTCGCTCAGGCCGGACCGGTCGGCGAGGCGATCGTTATCGCCGAGATCGATGTGGCCGCGGTGCACGGCGCGCGTGCGCGAATTCCCAATCTCAGGAATGCCCGCAGTTTCGTTCTGGATGAGGTGGCATCGGCCGGGAAAGGAGGCGTTGCAGCTTGA
- the grxC gene encoding glutaredoxin 3 encodes MASVVIYTRQFCGYCSRAKKLLESKGVGFVEHDATYAPELRQEMIDKSNGGRTFPQIFINDVHVGGCDDLHALDRVGKLDKLLAA; translated from the coding sequence ATGGCTTCGGTGGTCATTTATACGCGTCAGTTCTGCGGCTATTGCTCCAGAGCAAAGAAGCTTCTGGAAAGCAAGGGTGTCGGCTTTGTCGAGCATGACGCGACCTATGCTCCGGAGCTCCGCCAGGAGATGATCGACAAGTCCAACGGCGGCAGGACCTTCCCGCAGATCTTCATCAATGACGTGCATGTCGGCGGTTGCGACGATCTGCACGCACTCGACCGTGTCGGCAAGCTCGACAAGTTGCTCGCCGCCTGA
- a CDS encoding methyltransferase domain-containing protein: protein MEIIFDQSLVEAHRRRALRRADEKAAFLLDIVAQELADRVSVVERHFDKAMELHGYTGATARRLAETGKIDAIERVETDRGFGSADTPVTVAPLERVPAEPESLNLLVSPLSLHLTNDTPGVFIQARRALKPDGLFLAAIPGSGTLQELREVLLAAEAELMGGASPRVIPFADVREMGALLQRAGFALPVVDAETYTVRYDSLFGLLKDLRAMGMTNPLAARSRTPMPRRFFLKAAEIYAERFSDPDGRIRATFSVIYVSGWAPHESQQKPLKPGSAKQRLSDALGVSEQPLKDHKRGS, encoded by the coding sequence GTGGAAATCATCTTTGACCAGAGCCTCGTGGAAGCGCATCGTCGCCGGGCCTTGCGCCGCGCCGACGAAAAAGCGGCCTTCCTCCTCGATATCGTCGCGCAGGAGCTGGCTGACCGCGTGAGCGTCGTGGAGCGGCATTTCGACAAAGCCATGGAGTTACACGGCTATACGGGCGCCACGGCGCGTCGTCTTGCCGAAACCGGCAAGATCGACGCGATCGAACGGGTGGAAACTGACCGCGGTTTCGGCTCGGCCGACACACCGGTCACGGTCGCGCCTTTGGAGCGTGTTCCCGCCGAACCGGAATCTCTCAATCTGCTGGTATCGCCGCTGTCGCTGCACCTGACCAACGATACGCCGGGCGTCTTCATTCAGGCGCGCCGGGCACTGAAGCCCGATGGCCTGTTCCTGGCTGCGATCCCCGGCAGCGGCACGCTGCAGGAGCTTCGCGAAGTGCTCCTTGCGGCTGAAGCGGAGCTGATGGGCGGGGCGAGCCCGCGCGTAATTCCCTTTGCCGACGTGCGCGAAATGGGCGCTCTTCTGCAGCGGGCAGGCTTTGCCCTGCCGGTGGTAGACGCCGAGACTTACACGGTGCGTTACGATTCGCTCTTCGGACTGCTCAAGGACCTGAGGGCAATGGGCATGACCAACCCGCTTGCCGCGCGCAGCCGCACGCCCATGCCGCGACGCTTCTTCCTGAAAGCCGCTGAGATCTACGCGGAGCGTTTCTCCGATCCGGACGGACGCATCCGCGCAACGTTCTCGGTCATCTATGTCTCCGGCTGGGCACCGCATGAAAGCCAACAAAAGCCGTTGAAGCCCGGCTCCGCGAAACAAAGACTGTCAGACGCACTCGGGGTCAGTGAGCAGCCACTGAAAGACCATAAACGCGGATCCTGA
- a CDS encoding Flp family type IVb pilin, whose product MDKLRCLVRSRDGATVVEYGLLAALISVGLLVGLQNFSEALLGVFNIIVDAIETAWV is encoded by the coding sequence ATGGACAAGCTGAGATGTCTCGTTCGCAGCCGCGACGGCGCCACGGTGGTGGAATACGGCCTTCTGGCCGCACTGATCTCCGTCGGTCTCCTCGTTGGACTGCAGAATTTCTCTGAGGCACTCCTCGGCGTTTTCAACATCATAGTGGATGCGATCGAAACGGCCTGGGTTTGA
- the mutT gene encoding 8-oxo-dGTP diphosphatase MutT, whose protein sequence is MQDKKIVLVAACALVDSDGRILLAQRPEGKPLAGLWEFPGGKVETGETPEETLIRELDEELGIRTKVACLAPLTFASHSYDDFHLLMPLYICRRYEGFAEGREGQAIKWVRPRALRDYPMPPADEPLIPFLMDLL, encoded by the coding sequence ATGCAGGATAAGAAGATCGTACTCGTCGCGGCCTGCGCGCTGGTCGATTCCGACGGGCGCATTCTGCTGGCGCAACGCCCCGAAGGAAAACCTCTTGCGGGGCTTTGGGAGTTCCCCGGCGGTAAGGTCGAGACCGGCGAAACGCCGGAGGAAACGCTGATCCGGGAGCTGGACGAGGAGCTGGGCATCCGCACCAAGGTTGCCTGCCTTGCCCCGCTCACCTTCGCCAGCCACAGCTACGACGACTTTCACCTGCTGATGCCACTTTATATCTGCCGTCGCTACGAAGGCTTCGCCGAGGGGCGGGAAGGTCAGGCGATCAAATGGGTGCGGCCCAGGGCTCTGCGGGATTACCCGATGCCGCCGGCCGACGAGCCGCTGATTCCATTCTTGATGGATTTGCTATAG
- a CDS encoding GNAT family N-acetyltransferase — MTPNDRQPPMPGEAVGEATMVDLPSVRRLEAVGFRAWPAAFVQYDGSWLIRLTAGHDSKRLNCVNPLDPSDHRDIALRLEKAAKLFAEYGRLLTVRQTPLTPPQMVAYMDGEGWTPFSHSLVFSLDLAERDLGEGMDHLPIKDVGRFIDARILIGKEDPEIKAALTEIINSIKPECGLFLFEDRELGPTAVSLVVQDNDLAGIMQFAVAEAVRRRGVGRALLDASLRWARLRGAKKAWLQVEADNRAAIELYRKAGFTEVYRYLYRTPKV; from the coding sequence ATGACACCGAACGACAGACAGCCGCCGATGCCGGGTGAGGCGGTCGGGGAAGCAACCATGGTTGATCTTCCGAGCGTGCGGCGGCTGGAAGCCGTCGGCTTTCGCGCCTGGCCGGCCGCTTTCGTGCAGTATGACGGCAGTTGGCTGATCCGCCTTACCGCGGGACACGACTCCAAGCGTCTGAACTGCGTCAATCCGCTCGATCCGTCGGACCATCGCGATATTGCGCTGCGGCTGGAGAAGGCGGCAAAGCTGTTCGCCGAATACGGTCGCCTGTTAACCGTTCGTCAAACGCCGCTAACGCCGCCGCAGATGGTCGCCTATATGGACGGTGAAGGCTGGACGCCGTTCAGCCACAGCCTGGTGTTTTCGCTCGATCTCGCCGAGCGGGATCTCGGCGAAGGCATGGATCATCTGCCGATCAAGGACGTCGGCCGGTTTATCGATGCCCGGATCCTGATCGGCAAGGAGGACCCTGAGATCAAGGCGGCACTGACCGAGATCATCAATTCCATCAAGCCGGAATGCGGCTTGTTTCTCTTCGAGGATCGCGAGCTCGGGCCGACGGCCGTGTCGCTGGTGGTACAGGACAACGATCTTGCCGGCATCATGCAGTTCGCCGTAGCCGAGGCCGTGCGCCGCCGAGGTGTCGGCCGAGCACTTCTCGATGCGTCGCTCCGCTGGGCGCGCCTTCGAGGCGCGAAGAAGGCCTGGTTGCAGGTGGAGGCCGATAACCGGGCCGCAATCGAGCTCTACCGCAAGGCCGGCTTCACCGAGGTCTACCGCTACCTCTATCGAACCCCGAAGGTTTAA